The Kineothrix sp. IPX-CK genomic interval GAAGGATTCCATATGGGCTTTAATTCTCCCGCTGTGTGTCTCTTCCTTTAATGTAATTATATGTAAGACTTTTTTTAAGACGAATATTCCCGACTCGGTAATTGAATCGGCACAAATTGACGGCGCATCCCAGCTTACTATTTTCGGTAAAATAGCCATACCGCTGTCTAAACCTTTGATAGCCACTATAGCGCTGTTTTTGACTTTTGGATATTGGAATGACTGGTTCCAGTCTTCTCTGTATATTACGAATACGAAACTGTTTTCCCTGCAGGCCCTTTTAGACCATGTGCAGAGGAACATTCAGATGATGGCGAATAATCCGACTCTGGGAGTCACGATGCAGCAATATATGAATTCTATGCCCAAAGAAGGCGCGAGAATGGCTATGGCGATTATCATCATCGTTCCTATCGCATGTACCTATCCGTTTTTCCAGAAATACTTTATATCCGGACTGACGGTAGGAGCGGTAAAGGGTTGATAAAAATTTTGAAAACGCTTGCGTTTTATTTTCAGGGAGCGAAAGTATTCCTGAAAGAAACACTTTTAAATGATATAAAAGTAAAAGAAAAGGAGAGGTTGTATGAAAAAGAGATTTGTAGCAATGGCAATGGCGTGTGTTATGGGAATCGGCCTTCTTGCAGGATGCGGAAGCAATGGCGGAGCACAGACTGGCACGGGCAATGAGACGGCAGGCAAGGAAACTACTGAAGCGCCTGCGGCGGGTGAGGAAAGCAGCAATAGCGGCGAGGTCGTTACGTTAAAATGGATTCAGGTAGGAAACGGAATGCCTACCAACTACGACGCATGGCTGGCTCAGATCAATCCTTATTTAGAGGAAAAAATCGGAGTGAATGTGGATATGGAAATCGTACCTTGGGGCGACTGGGATAACCGCCGCAGCGTAATCGTTAACTCGGGAGAGGCGTTCGACATTCTTTTTACAGACCAGGCGAGATATAATTCGGAAGTAGCGACAGGAGCATTCCTAGATATGACCGACCTTTTAAAGACCTCGGCACCGGATTTGTATTCAATGATTCCTGAGGATTATTGGCGGGCGGCTTCCATCAACGGAAAAGTTTACGGAGTACCTACCTATAAAGACAGCTCTGTAACCGAATATTTTATCTGGGATAAAGCAGTAGCGGATAAATACAATATCGATATCAATACGGTAAATGATTTCACGAGCTTATATGATGCGCTTAAGACTATTAAGGACGGCGAAGGAACTGAGCCCTACTATATGTCGAAATCGGGAGCCGATTTCCTTGTGACGGCTTATTTCGATCAATTGGGTGCAGGTCTTTCTGCTCTCGGTGTCAAATACAATGATGATACGAAGACTGTTGTAAATCCGTTGGAGGATGAGGACATTCTGAAAAATCTCGATATCATACATCAGATGTATAAGGAAGGAATTATAAACGGTGACGCTCCGACAGCGGACGATGCGAATAAATATAGAACGTTCTTCACAGCACAGGGCTGGAGTGGAGCGGCAGCTTCCACATGGGGACCGAACAACGGAATTGAAGACTGCGTAGCGGTACAGTACGGCGATACGGTAGTATCCAACACCTCAGTACGAGGTTCCCTGAATGCCATTTACTCGGGCTGTGAGCATCCGGATAAGGCGCTTGAGCTATTACAGCTTGTAAATACCGACTCCAAAGTACGTGACTGGTTATATTACGGCGTGGAAGGCGAGAACTTTAACTATACGGATGACGGCAAAATTGAGAAATTGAACTCCGACTGGAGCATGGCTGGATATACGCAGGGTACTTTCTTCAATGTTTCCCAGCTTGCAGAGACAGAAGTAAATCAGTGGGATGAAGTAAAGGAACTGAATGCAAACGCGGAACCTTCCGTTATGCTGGGCTTCGATATGGATACCAGCAGTGTAGAGACCGAGCTGGCAAGCTGCCGTGCGGTATATGAGAAATACAAATCCGAATTCTGGACCGGAGCCAGGGACCCGAGAGAATTGATCGAAGTAATTAAGGGCGAACTGGATGCAGCAGGCTGGGAAACCATCCGCGTGGAAGCTCAGAAGCAGGTTGATGCCGCGGAGTAAAATATGAAATAATGAGCAACAAGCTTCACGGATTGCTCTTATATTAACAAAGGAGCATTTTCAATAGCATTAGGAGAATGCTCCTTTTTAAAAAGTATGGGGTGTGAAATGTATCTGATTCCTGAACCAAAAGCATTGACAATAAATGACGGATTCTATTATCTGCCTTACTGCGGAACCGTCGAAATACCGCTTTCCTGCTCGCAAAGGGCTTATGGTTTTGCGAAGCTGCTCCAGGAAGATATTATAGACGAACTGGGCTTTTTCTATGGGATCGTAAAAGGAACGAAAGAAGGAACGATAAATCTCAGCGTGAGGGAAACTCTTGGGAGTGAGCATTACCTGTTTGATGTCAGTGAAGAAGGCATTTATATACAAGGCGGAGATGAGAACGGACTTCTGTATGGAATCCAGACCTTTCGGCAGATTCTTCGTCAGGAAGGTGCCTGTATTCCCTGCCTTTGCATGGAGGATTATCCGTCTCTTCCTAACAGAGGCTTTTTTCACGATGTGACGAGGGGCAGAGTACCGACGCTTGAGTGGCTGAAGAATTTGGCGGATACGCTGAGCTTTTATAAGATGAATCAGATGCAGCTCTATATAGAGCACAGCTTTCTTTTTGCGCAGCTCAGTGAGATGTGGAGGGACGATACTCCTCTGCGCGCGCAGGAGATCATGGAGCTTGATGCCTATTGTATGGAGAGGGGGATTGAACTTATTCCTTCCCTTTCTACCTTTGGACATTTGTATAAGCTTCTGAATACAAAAAAATACAGATATCTTTGTGAGCTGACGGATGCGGGAAGGAAACCCTTCAGCTTTATGGACAGAATGGCCCATCATACCATAGATGTCTCTAACGAGGAGAGCTTTTCTCTGGTCAAGCAAATGATCGCCGAGTATATGCCGTTATTTTCCTCGGGGAAATTCAATATTTGTGCGGATGAAACCTTCGATTTGGGAAAAGGAAGAAATAAGGAAAGGGCCTCGCAGGAGGGTGTTGATGCTCTTTACATGGAATATGTGGAGAAATTGTGCGGATTTCTTGCTGAAAACGGTCGCATTCCTATGCTTTGGGGTGATGTCATGCTGGATTTCCCCGAATTTGCTAATCGGCTGCCGGAGGGGACGGTATGCCTGAACTGGGGCTATGCATATAATCAGACAGAGGATTCTACCCGCATTTATGCGGAAAACGGAGTGAGACAATATGTATGTCCCGGTGTAGCGGGATGGAACCAGCTTTTGAACCTGCAAAGGAATTCCTACGAAAACATTTCCAGGATGTGTGAATATGCAATGAAATATAAAGCCGAAGGGATGCTCAATACGGATTGGGGAGATTTCGGTCATATCAACCATCCGGCATTCAGCATTCCGGGGCTTATTTACGGTGCGGCGGCTTCGTGGAACGGCGGCCTTCCTTCTTACGAGGAGATGAATGAGGCCATTTCTTCCCTGGAGTATGGAGATTCCTCCGGCACTTTGTTAAATATAGCAGGAAGGCTGGGGGAGCAGGAATGCTTTGGCTGGGGAAACGCTGTTTACTGGAAGGAAAAAGGCTCTAAATCGGATGTCTCCAGGAAGAAAGAAGTTCTGGCAGAAGCTGCAGAACGGGTGAAAACCATACCGGAGAAAAATCGGGAAATAGATGTCTGCGTACAGGAGCTTGCGGGATGCACGAAATTCATGGACGGCACAATGCGAAAGAGAATTTATCCCTATTTACTGGCGGCAGAAGGAATGAAGCTGTTTAACCGCATCGGGGGAATCGTTGTGAACGCCGAAACGGAAAGCTATGTTACAGAAGATGTATTTCAGGCTGCGGAGGAACTGGAAAAGTGGTATTATCAATATAAGCTTTTGTGGCACACGGTAAGCAGGGAATCGGAACTTTACCGCATTGGAGAGGTGATTTTCTGGTATGCCGATTATTTAAGGGATTTGAAAGGATTGTAGGAGGAAGAGTCATATGTGGTTTATCGATAAAAGAATACAGGTAATCTGTGATGAATTGAAGAGGCTTACGATTGTAAAGGCTTCTCCCATAGAAAACATCAGTTATAAAAAGGGCAGATATTTCTATCCGTCCGAAGCAGAGAAAAGCGAAGTTCCTTGGGAGGAATTCTGCCCTAAGACGATGAAGTGGTACGGTCCTGACGGGCACTACTGGTTTAAGGCAGATTATACCGTTCCCGGAGAATGGAATGAAAAAGCGCTTCGGCTTCATGTAAAGACTCAGATCGAGGAATGGGACGACGGGAAGAATCCTCAGTTTCTATTATTTGTAGACGGAAAAGAGACGCAGGGTTTAGATATGAACCACCGCACCGTTTCGCTTGCCGCAAGAGCTAAAGCGGGTGAGACATGGAAGCTGGACATACAGGCGTATACGGGAACCTTGCATGCGGAGTTCGATATGATCATGGAGATGCAGCAGGTGGATCTTGAAATAGAAAAGCTGTATTATGACTTGATCGTTCCGCTCCAGGCATTCAGCCGCATGGAGAAAGATGATAAGGTGAGAATGGATATTGAGACGGTGCTTAACGAAGCGGTGAATCTTTTGGATCTTCGCACACCCTATTCAGAAGCTTTTTATACAAGCATAAAAAAGGCTGATGCTTATCTGGAAAAGGCACTGTATGAAGATATGGGCGGATACGAAGAGGTAATCGCAACCTGTATCGGACATACTCATATCGACGTAGCTTGGTGGTGGACCGTAGAGCAGACGAGAGAGAAGGTAGGAAGAAGCTTCGCCACGGTACTGAAACTGATGGAAGAATACCCTGACTATAAGTTCATGTCCAGCCAGCCGCAGCTCTATGATTTCTTAAAAGAGCGCTACCCTGATTTATATGCGAGGATAAAGGAACGGGTAAAGGAAGGCCGCTGGGAACCGGAAGGCGGTATGTGGGTGGAAGCGGACACCAACTTAACCTCAGGTGAGTCTCTGGTACGCCAATTCCTGTACGGAAAGAAATTCTTCAAAGAAGAGTTCGGTGTGGACTGTAGAATCCTGTGGCTTCCTGATGTATTTGGATATTCGGGAGCTCTGCCTCAGATTATGAAAAAGAGCGGCATCGACTATTTCATGACCACGAAGCTGGCATGGAATCAAATAGATAAGATGCCTTACGATACCTTTAACTGGAAGGGCATCGACGGAACATCTGTATTTACTCATTTGATAACGACGCTTGGCGTAGGTCAGAGCAGCGATGACTTCTTTACCACTTATAACGGAATGCTTCATCCTGACGCGATTATGGGCGGCTGGAAGAGATACCAGAATAAGGAAATAAATAACGACATCTTAATTTCCTTCGGGTACGGGGACGGGGGCGGCGGTCCTACGAGAGAAATGCTGGAAACCTCCAAAAGAATGGAAAAGGGAATCAAAGGCATACCTAAGGTGCGTCAGGAATTCTCCGGTACTTATTTCGAAGAACTGTTTGAACGTGTTAAGGATAACCGAAGGCTTCCTACCTGGGAGGGTGAGCTGTATTTCGAATATCATAGGGGAACTTATACCTCCATGGCAAGAAATAAGCGCGCTAACAGAAAGAGCGAGTTTTTGATGATGAATCTGGAGCTGCTTGGCTTAATGGCCTCTTGGAAGGGCATAGCCTATCCGAAAGAAGAAATCGATAAAATGTGGAAGACGATACTTCTCAATCAATTCCACGATATTCTTCCCGGTTCCTCCATTCATGAAGTATATGAAGTGACAAAGAAGGAGTATGAGGAATTGGCTGTAACGGGAAATGAACTGCTTACAGAGAGAATCGAGGCGCTCGCCGGAGAAGGAAAAGCGGTTACGGTACTCAATACCCTCGGTTTTGACAGAAATGATATCGTGCGTCTTCCTAAGGAGTGTAAGGGCGTATTAAAGGATGCGCAGGGTCATGTATATCCGATTCAGAACATGGAAAATGAAGCAGTCGCTTTCCTTGCAGATATACCCTCTAAAGGCTTCAAAAGTTTTGAAATGGCGGCGGGAGAAGCTGTGGAAAGTCCCTTCAAACGATTGGGCGGAAGTCTGGAAACGCCTTATTATAAGGTAGAGCTTGACGGAAACGGTCTCTTTACTTCCATTTATGATAAGAAGAATGAAAGAGAAGTGTTGAAAGAGGGGGAAAGAGGCAATCTCTTTAAGATGTATGAGGATAAGCCCATTTATTATGATAACTGGGATATCGATATTTACCATACTGAGAAAAGCTGGAAGGCAGAAGCTGTCAAGAAGCTTGAATGGCTGGAAGAGGGACCGGTTTGTACGGTTCTTAGCATAGAACGCGAGGTGAGCAATTCCTTGATAAATCAGAAGATTTATTTCTATGCGGACAGCCCGAGAATCGATTTCGAGACATATGTGGACTGGAAGGAGCATCAGCATCTTCTGAAGGTGCATTTTCCGGTGGACATCCATACGGATGAGGCATCCTTCGATATCCAGTTCGGCAATCTTACGAGAAAGGTTCACACGAATACGAGCTGGGATATGGCGCGCTTCGAGTCGTGCGGGCAGAAATGGATGGACCTTTCGGAAGGACACTATGGCGTCAGCTTACTAAATGATTGCAAGTACGGATATTCAGTAAAGGATTCCGTTATGACACTTACTTTGATCAAGTCCGGTATCGAGCCGAATCCGGTAACGGACCAGGAGGAGCATTTCTTTACCTACTCCTTATATCCTCATGCGGGCAGCTTGAGAGAATGTGATACAATAAAAGAAAGCTACTGCCTGAATGTGCCGCTTTTGTCTGTGGAATCCGGTAAGGCGGGCGTTAAGGAATCCCTTCTTTCGGTGGATGCACAAAATGTCATGATAGAGACGGTAAAAGTGTCGGAGGACGGAGAGGGAATCATCATCCGTATGTACGAATATGAAAATGCAAAGACCCGAGGTACGGTATCCTTTGGGATGGGCAAGACGATCAAAAAGGTTTGCGAGTGCAATCTTATAGAAGAGAAAGAAGATAATTTGGTAGAATATACGGACAAAGAATTCCGGTTTACCATAAAGCCCTTTGAAATCAAAACCTACAAGGTGATTTTGTAAGTGAGTGAGTTATGAGAAAGGCATGGTATCATGGTGCAAGAGGACAAGATATTTCAGGACGGACAAGAGGTCTGTATCTATAAGGATGTGTCACGCCCTGCGAAAGAGAGAGCGCTGGATTTGCTGAGCAGGCTGACCCTGAGGGAAAAGGTTGGACAGCTCAATCAACGGCTTTATGGCTTTAATGCCTACCTCCGCATGGGGGAGGACGTGCAACTTTCCGATGAGTTTAAGCGGGAGGTGGAGCTGTGGGGAGGGCTGGGAGCTCTTTACGGGCTGTACCGGGCCGATCCCTGGTCTGGAAAAGATTATGAAAACGGACTTTTTGGAGAAACGGCGATTAAGGCCTATAATCTAATGCAGGAATATGTCATAGTCCATTCCCGTTTCGGGATTCCTGCGCTCTTATCCAGTGAATGTCCTCATGGGCATCAGGCTTTGGATGGATATTTGCTTCCTGTCAATCTGGCGATGGGTGCTACCTTTCATCCGGCGCTGGTAGAGGCGGCATATCATATCTGCGGTATACAGATGAAGGAAATGGGCGTGGATCTTGCGCTCATCTCCATGCTGGATGTGCTCAGAGATCCCAGATGGGGAAGGAGTGAGGAGTGCTTTGGCGAAGACCCTTATCTTGCTTCCGTTATGGCGGCGGCAGTGGTGAGAGCCGTGCAGGCGGAGGGAGTAGGTGTGGTGGCGAAGCATTTCGCTGCCCAAGGTGAGACTACCGGAGGAGTGAATGCCAGCGCGGCGCGTATCGGTGAGAGAGAGCTTCGGGAGATTCACCTGCCTGCGGCGAAAGCCAGCGTGGAGGAAAAGGTTGCTGGAATTATGGCGGCCTATAATGAAATAGACGGAATTCCCTGCCATGCCAATGACTGGCTGTTGAAAAAGGTGCTGCGGGAGGAAATGGGGTTCGATGGAATTGTCATGGCGGACGGCTTTGCCGTGGATCGGCTGGATATGCTTACCGGCGATACGATGAGTTCCGGCGCCGGCGCCCTTATGAACGGTGTGGATATGTCCTTGTGGGATAACGGTTTTACTTTGCTGGAAGAGGCGATAAGCCGCGGACTGGCTGAGGAAAAGAGGCTGGATGAAGCGGTGCTTAGAGTACTGACGCTGAAGTTTGAAAGAGGGCTGTTCGAGCATCCTTATCTGGAGGAGGAAAAAAGAAAATTTGATTTTTCGGCTTGCCAAGAGAACCGGTATCTTGCAGAGGAGTCCGTTGTCCTATTAAAAAATGACAGCCGCATTCTTCCTCTTAGTGAGGACGGAATAAGCAGTCTTGCGGTAATTGGCCCGGATGCGCTTTACATTTATTCTCAGCTGGGAGATTATACTCCGCCGTTGAGACCCGGGACGGGTTCGAGTGTTGCGGAGGGAATCTTACAATTTGCAGAAAAAAAAGGAAAGATACGTGTCACAGTGTGCAAAGGCTGCGGCGAAGAAGATGATAAGGAACAGCTTTCACATTGTGGTGAACCGTATCCTGACCGTGAAGGATTGTTCTCTCAGGCAATAAAAGCTGCGCAGGAAAGCGATGTTACGCTGCTAGTGCTTGGCGGTTCTTCCAGCCGCTTCGGGCAAGCGCAGTTCGATAAAAATGGAGCGGTCATAACGGATCGGAAGAAGAAGGCGAAGATGGACTGCGGCGAAGGCGTGGATTTATCCTCACTCAAGCTTCCGAAAGAGCAGCTGGCGCTGGCGCTGGCCGTATATCAGGCTGCGAGAAAGACGGTAACGGTTGTGATTGCAGGAAGACCCTATGATCTTCAGGGAATTATAGAGGAAACGGACGCGCTTATGTACGCGTTTTATCCCGGACCGGAAGGTGGGAAGGCGCTTGCCGGGCTTTTATTCGGTGAGGTTTCGCCTTCGGGAAGAATGCCTGTATCCATTCCTCGCGGTGCACAGCGCCTTCCGGCGTATTATAATTACAGGAGTTCTTATGACGCCATGCACTACTGCGACGGCGAGGACGGACCGCTTTTTTCTTTCGGCTATGGACTAGGATACGGGGACGCAAAGTATTCGGACTTCAAATTACGACCGGATGAAGCATGTGAAGGCGATATGGTACTGGAATTCGATATAAAAAACGATGAAGACCGTACCGTATGGGCCGTGCCGATGGTTTTTATAAACCGTCTTAGGGGTAGTGTTATACCGAGAGCTAAAGAACTGATTGCCTTTGACAAGCGGAGACTTGCACCGGGGGAGAGAGTACGGGCGAGGATTCAATTGGGAAAGGAAACGTTTTTTAGCTGGAACAGGAAAATGGAATATAAGACAGACCCTGGAAGGGCCCGCATAATGCTTTGGGACGGCGAAAAGGACTTATGGAGCGGGGATATCGGATTAGGATAATATATCCATGTTAGAATATCCAAGATAGGATATCTTTGAGATTGGAGATAAGGAATGAAGAAACAACAATTAACGACTGGCTGGCAGCTTTTATGGAACGATAGGCTTTTGGACACGCAGGTGCCCTTTTCCGTGTATTCGGACTTGCTTTCTCATGGAGAGATAGAGGATCCCTTTTACCGGGACAACGAGAAGGAGGCCTTTCCGCTGTCTGAAAAGGATTATATATACAGGCTTACCTTCGATGCCGAGGAAACGCTGCTTTCCTGTGGAAAACAGTGGCTTAATTTTGAGGGCATAGATACGCTGGCTGAAATATACTTAAACGGAGTTTTCTTGGGAAAGACCTTTAACATGCACAGAACATGGGAATTTCCTTTAGAAAATATACTGAAGGAAAAGGGGAACCTGCTGGAAGTGCGTTTGTATTCTCCTACGCGCTATATGGAGGAGCAGATTGCCCTGCACGGAGCGATTCCCTGCAATACGGATACGCTGGACGGCTTCCCTTTCCTTCGCAAGTCAAGCTGTATGTCAGGCTGGGATTGGGCGCCTAAGCTTCCCGATATGGGGATTTTCAGACAGGTTACCCTGCTTGGCGGAGAAAACGGAAGGCTTTTGGACGTGCATCTGCGACAGAAACATGAAAATGGCAGAGTGTGGCTTTATTTCCATGTGGATTTGGAGGTGTGGAAGGCGGAGGAAAGCAGCTACCGTGTCACCATCATTTCTCCCGACGGAGAATCTGTTGTACTTAAGAATTCGCCGAAGGAAGCAGAAATATGCAGTCCTTCCCTCTGGTGGCCCAGAGGATATGGAAAGCAGGACCTATATACGATAAAGGTGGAGGCGGTGATAGACGGAAAGACAGAGGATATGTGGGAACGCCGTATCGGCCTCCGCACGATGAAAATGCGTCTGGAAAAGGATCAGTGGGGAGAGAGTTTCGCTCATGAAGTGAACGGAGTAGCTGTATTTGCTATGGGAGCAGACTATATCCCTGAGGATTCCCTTCTGCCGAGAATCAGAGAGGAGAAGACGAGGAAGCTTCTGGAACAATGTGCTCTTGCCAATTACAATGCCCTTCGTGTATGGGGCGGCGCATATTATCCCGACGATTGGTTTTATGATGCCTGCGATGAACTGGGGATCATCATATGGCAGGATTTTATGTTCGCCTGCTCTACGTATCTTCTTACAGAGGAGTTCGAAGAAAATATTTCCCATGAAATAGCGCAGAATGTCCGAAGAATCCGCCATCATGCCTGTCTTGGGCTTTGGTGCGGAAACAACGAAATGGAGGATATGATACTGTGCGGCTATACGGAGATTCCCAGACTTCGCGGAGACTATACGCGGATGTACAGCTACGTCATTCCTAAAATAGTGAAAAAGGTAGATCCGGATACCTTCTACTGGCCGTCCAGCCCTTCTTCAGGAGGAGATTTCGACGAGCCGCAGGACGAGACGAGAGGAGACGCTCATTACTGGCAGGTATGGCATGGATACAAGCCCTTTCCCGATTACAGAAAGCATAACTTCCGTTACGCTTCGGAATTCGGGTTCGAGTCTCTCCCGTCCTTAAAGACCATCGAGGCCTTTACTCTGCCTGAGGATAGGAACGTATTTTCCTATGTGATGGAGAAACATCAAAGAAGTGAGAACGGATATGCAAAAATGATGGTTTATATGTCCCAGTATTTTAAATATCCCAAAGACTTCTCCTTGCTGGTTTATGCCTCCCAACTGATGCAGGGGCAGGCGATGCGCTACGCAGTAGAGCATTGGAGACGGCACAGGGGACAGTGTATGGGAGCTATCGTATGGCAGCTTAATGACTGCTGGCCGGTGGCGTCGTGGTCCTCTATCGACTACTTTGGGCGCTGGAAAGCATTGCACTATTTTGAAAAAAGATTTTTTGCACCTGTTTTGGTATCCTGCTGCGAAGAAGGGCTTCTGACCCAGAACCCCAATCCCAACGCACGGCCTTACGAGGTGGAAAAAAGTATTCATCTGAACGTTGCCAATGAGACGAGAGAGGATAGAAGAGTTACCGTATGCTACAGCTTAAGAGACAAGTATTCTTGCGTCATCGGAGAAGAGATGAAAGAGGAAGTATTCGTTCCGGCACTGAGCAGCGTGTGGCTGGAAAAAGAGGATTTGCCTCACGCAAGGCTGTATGAGGATCATGTTTTTTATACGTGTGTGCAGGAAGGTGAAGTGATTTCGGAGGGAAGCGTAATTTTTTCCATGCCGAAGTTCCATAAATATGCTGATCCCGAGCTTACGGCCCGTATAGAAGGAGAGGAAATCGTCGTGACCGCCAAAGCTTACGCCGCTTCTGTAGAGCTTCTGAATGAGGAGGAGGACTGGGTTCTGTCCGATAACTATTTCGATATGGAAGCTGGAGAAAAAAGAGTAAGGATTATATCCGGCAAGGCGAAGAGAGTAGGAGTACGCAGCATTTACGACATCGGTTGATAAATACAGAAGAATATAAAAAAGACGGAGGAAAGAAAGGTTATGAAACGTTCGGAAATCAATCAGCGTATCAAGGAAATGGAAAAGCTTGTAAGAGAAAATGGATTTCATCTGCCGCCCTTTTGCGGCTGGACTCCTGAGGAATGGAGAGAAAAGGGACATGAATATGACGAAATAAGGGACAATATGCTGGGCTGGGACATAACGGATTATGGCCTTGGCAATTGGGAAAAGGTAGGTTTCGCTCTGATCACGCTCAGAAACGGCGGACAGGATAACCCGAAGTATAAAAAAGTGTATGCGGAGAAGCTTTTGATGCTAAAGGAAGGCCAGCATTCCCCTATGCACTTCCACTGGAAGAAATCGGAGGATATTATTAACAGAGGCGGCGGAACTCTAATTATTCATGTGTACAACAGCGACGACAAGGAAGAACTGGCAGACACTGACGTATGTGTCAATTCCGACGGACGCTCCTATTATGTTCCTGCGGGAACCGGAGTAGAACTTAAGCCCGGAGAAAGCATTACGCTTTGGCCTTACCAGTACCATGACTTCGATGTGAAACCGGGAACCGGGGATGTTTTGATCGGAGAGGTATCTATGTGCAACGATGACAATACGGATAATAGATTTAATCCGCCGGTAGGCCGTTTTCCTGCAATTGAAGAGGATATTGTTCCTTATAGATTCCTTTGCAACGAATATCCCGAAGCGGAGTAATTGTAATTTTGATATAGTGCTAAAAGCATCGCCGGAGATTACCGATACTAAGGTATGGCGGTGCTTTTGCTTATGCAATAGGATTACCTCCTATTGCATAAGCAAAAGTCGATGCATAGGCAATAGA includes:
- a CDS encoding D-lyxose/D-mannose family sugar isomerase, which codes for MKRSEINQRIKEMEKLVRENGFHLPPFCGWTPEEWREKGHEYDEIRDNMLGWDITDYGLGNWEKVGFALITLRNGGQDNPKYKKVYAEKLLMLKEGQHSPMHFHWKKSEDIINRGGGTLIIHVYNSDDKEELADTDVCVNSDGRSYYVPAGTGVELKPGESITLWPYQYHDFDVKPGTGDVLIGEVSMCNDDNTDNRFNPPVGRFPAIEEDIVPYRFLCNEYPEAE
- a CDS encoding beta-glucosidase family protein encodes the protein MVQEDKIFQDGQEVCIYKDVSRPAKERALDLLSRLTLREKVGQLNQRLYGFNAYLRMGEDVQLSDEFKREVELWGGLGALYGLYRADPWSGKDYENGLFGETAIKAYNLMQEYVIVHSRFGIPALLSSECPHGHQALDGYLLPVNLAMGATFHPALVEAAYHICGIQMKEMGVDLALISMLDVLRDPRWGRSEECFGEDPYLASVMAAAVVRAVQAEGVGVVAKHFAAQGETTGGVNASAARIGERELREIHLPAAKASVEEKVAGIMAAYNEIDGIPCHANDWLLKKVLREEMGFDGIVMADGFAVDRLDMLTGDTMSSGAGALMNGVDMSLWDNGFTLLEEAISRGLAEEKRLDEAVLRVLTLKFERGLFEHPYLEEEKRKFDFSACQENRYLAEESVVLLKNDSRILPLSEDGISSLAVIGPDALYIYSQLGDYTPPLRPGTGSSVAEGILQFAEKKGKIRVTVCKGCGEEDDKEQLSHCGEPYPDREGLFSQAIKAAQESDVTLLVLGGSSSRFGQAQFDKNGAVITDRKKKAKMDCGEGVDLSSLKLPKEQLALALAVYQAARKTVTVVIAGRPYDLQGIIEETDALMYAFYPGPEGGKALAGLLFGEVSPSGRMPVSIPRGAQRLPAYYNYRSSYDAMHYCDGEDGPLFSFGYGLGYGDAKYSDFKLRPDEACEGDMVLEFDIKNDEDRTVWAVPMVFINRLRGSVIPRAKELIAFDKRRLAPGERVRARIQLGKETFFSWNRKMEYKTDPGRARIMLWDGEKDLWSGDIGLG
- a CDS encoding beta-mannosidase produces the protein MKKQQLTTGWQLLWNDRLLDTQVPFSVYSDLLSHGEIEDPFYRDNEKEAFPLSEKDYIYRLTFDAEETLLSCGKQWLNFEGIDTLAEIYLNGVFLGKTFNMHRTWEFPLENILKEKGNLLEVRLYSPTRYMEEQIALHGAIPCNTDTLDGFPFLRKSSCMSGWDWAPKLPDMGIFRQVTLLGGENGRLLDVHLRQKHENGRVWLYFHVDLEVWKAEESSYRVTIISPDGESVVLKNSPKEAEICSPSLWWPRGYGKQDLYTIKVEAVIDGKTEDMWERRIGLRTMKMRLEKDQWGESFAHEVNGVAVFAMGADYIPEDSLLPRIREEKTRKLLEQCALANYNALRVWGGAYYPDDWFYDACDELGIIIWQDFMFACSTYLLTEEFEENISHEIAQNVRRIRHHACLGLWCGNNEMEDMILCGYTEIPRLRGDYTRMYSYVIPKIVKKVDPDTFYWPSSPSSGGDFDEPQDETRGDAHYWQVWHGYKPFPDYRKHNFRYASEFGFESLPSLKTIEAFTLPEDRNVFSYVMEKHQRSENGYAKMMVYMSQYFKYPKDFSLLVYASQLMQGQAMRYAVEHWRRHRGQCMGAIVWQLNDCWPVASWSSIDYFGRWKALHYFEKRFFAPVLVSCCEEGLLTQNPNPNARPYEVEKSIHLNVANETREDRRVTVCYSLRDKYSCVIGEEMKEEVFVPALSSVWLEKEDLPHARLYEDHVFYTCVQEGEVISEGSVIFSMPKFHKYADPELTARIEGEEIVVTAKAYAASVELLNEEEDWVLSDNYFDMEAGEKRVRIISGKAKRVGVRSIYDIG